The DNA window AACTCTTCCTGCTAAATCAGGGATAAGATCGAACTGTTGCTTTCGTGCCTTGCTAGATTGCTCCATACTATTTATAAGGTTTCGCCTTTAGCTGCGCCGGGGAGGCAAGAAATGCGCTAGGGTTGCTTAGGGAGGGGGGGAGTTCGCAGATGGCCGACGAGCAATCGGCGCcgccggtggtggtggcgatGAAAGGCCACCCGGGGTCCGGCAAGTCCACGGCGGCGCGGGCCAtcgccgccgcgctccgctGCCCACTCCTGGACAAGGACGACGTCAGGGACTGCACGCTGGCCCTCGAGGCCGTGGCTGCCTCCGGCGTGCTCAACGAGCTCTCCTACGCTGTGCTGTGGTGCGTGGCCGAGAAGCAGGTCCAGCTCGGCCTATCTGTTGTCATCGACTCCCCATTGTCGCGGCGTGTGCACCTTGACGCCCTGACACGCATACCCGGTGCCCTTGTGGTTATCGTGGAATGCCACCCTAGTGATAAGGAAGAGTGGCGCCGGAGGCTGGAGAAGCGCGGGGCGGCAGATTCCCACGGTGGTGGCAGTGATGGATGGCATAAGCCCAAGACGTGGGCGGAGCTGGAAAGGCTTGTGGAAGGGTACCAAGGTTGCACGGATTATGAAATTGGGGATGTGCCGAGGATTGTCGTGGATACAACTGATCCGACAGTTGATGCGGAGGCGATTGCTGCAAAGGTTGTGGGTTTCATTAAGTCTCATCTTGCTTGTAGGCAATAGTTTTATTGGCTGTTTGATGTTGACAACCATTTTCTGAGAGACAGGATTTACCTGTTAGCAGAATGTACAGTAACTAGTAAGTTAAGCACTCGCTAAGTAGATTTTCATAGCAAGATGCTGATATGTTGTACTGTAAGAGTGTTCGAAGTTTTTCTGGTTTCATTTTTATTGTGCCTGCCCATCTTCCGTTGTACTGATCACAGGGGTTATTCCCATCTTTTTTTAAGGTTGTGACCTAGAGGCTTTGTAAAATGACACACCTTTGGCTGGGGTTGTTCCTCAAGCTCTTCTCTTCAGTACACCGTTCATCTTCTAGTGAATGAATGTGACATTTCAGCATCCTTATTTGGGAAGAAAGGGGATTTAAGCAAAGCTACTGTCATAAATGTACACAATGCTGTTTTTTCCTAGTGATTAGTGTGGATTTTGACATGATTTTCTTAGACAGCATTATTGGGTTTTGCGGCGCTTGATATCTTCCTTCCATTTCATAAGTTGCTTCCTCTGTCTATTGATCTTTGGTTTTTTAAAGTACCAAATCAGATCCCAGTCAGTTTAATCTTATTCAGATGCTTCACAAATTAGTTTGTGACTTCTACTTATGCTTGtctacttttttttttgttctgtCTGATTTCATCACAGCTCAGTTGTTCTGGCTCCAGTTGTAGAACTGAGGTTGCTATGGACCTAATGTGTTGTTGACTCATGGGTCTGATATTCTGATGAAATCTGTTTTTTTGCAACAGTTGTCTGTTTTGGTGTCAAGATCTATAGGAGAGTCATTTCTCCCGGAAATAGAGGCCCTGAGGTGTGTTTTTGCTTCTTTTTATCTAAACAAGTTTATTATAATAGTCTTGGAATGTTGCAAGGGTCCAAGTCATACTAATCTAAAACAATTATGTTCTTTGCAAAATTTACCTCAATTAATGGGATTTTAGCTTTTCCAGTTTGCCTTAACTTACTAGGATGCCATGCTATTCCATTACTTCAAAGTCTATGTGTCCTGTTTTCCTGTTCAGTTCCATAATACTGTGACATCATGATGTGAAATTAAAATCCTTGGTAGAACAGTAAAATATAATTCCTTCCTCATTCTTTGCGGATCTGGACAAATGGAACATGCTGAGTGGTGGAACTAATTTTTTGAAGTAAAACGTGTAACCAAGTCTGTTGATTCCTGGCAAGTCAATACTGTGTTGGGCAATACTTGTATTAATAAGTACAACTTACCTAGTCACCTATATTAGTTTTTTTCTATATGCTTTTTCCTTGTTTCTTCAACTGTACAATATTAATCACATGTGGACACCTTCATATGCCTGATAAAATCACTCCGCTTTGTGTTTTATGAGTTCTTGGGGCTAGATGGCATCTGCTGGTCTAAAACCAGGGGTGCCTGTTATTCTGCGGGAACTAGAACCATCCTCAGAGATGTTCAAGCAAGGAGCATCTCTTCGAGTCACAGGAATGTATGTGCTGAAGCATTCTTTTACTTATGCACAACCTATGCTTCAGCTGTATtgaacctcttgctctttttcagCCTTCAGGCATACGATGTGGACTCTGCAACTGCTATCATTCAAGATGGCAGTGTGAGCTTGAAGGTTGACACCCAAAATCTGAGGGACATCAGTTTCCGCACGAATTCGGCATACCAGTTCATTGGCGAACTGCTGATCCATGCAGAAAATGAGGTACGTAGCTCTGCTTCGTTGTCAAGCCTCGATCAGCCTGTTTGATAGCACAAATAGCAAGGCTACACCAATTCTCCGCAGGCGATTCTACAAGCGCGCATAGGAAGGAACGTCGACGGCCTTGACCTGAACCTTTACCAGCAGTCTCTGCTCATCCGACGGCAACACGAAGCCAAGCTACGCAACTCCAGGAGAGCGTGATCTGTTGCCGTGGAACCAGGCACATGTTCGTCGCGGTTCAACTCCTTCGCTTGGCCAGAATGGATCTGCATTTGTACATGAGAACAGAACTGGCCCGTCTAGAGAATCTGATGATAACAGTTGATCGACCGAGAGGCTCTGCATATTATTTCAGGGACCTCACATATCTGTTTCTGGCTGTTTGTGGTTTGGCCTTTCTCTTGCTGCCTAAAGGGCTGCCTTGGCATGTGTGCATATCTGATTGCCATGATTTTATTGGAGCGTGTACAATTTCAATCTCAGTTATTCAGATGCACAAAGACTGAAGAATGACTGTTCCTCCTTGACATGTGTGTGTATGTGATTGCGGTGGTCTTATCCGGACTTGGAGCATTTTCTCACTCTCGTTGATTCATGTTTCACTTGATAGCAAAATCAATCTCTGCGGATGCCCTTTTGCAAAGTCGGATCATACATATTTCACGGAAAGGctctaaccaaaatgcaacgcCCAAGTGCGC is part of the Panicum hallii strain FIL2 chromosome 2, PHallii_v3.1, whole genome shotgun sequence genome and encodes:
- the LOC112880711 gene encoding uncharacterized protein LOC112880711, whose translation is MADEQSAPPVVVAMKGHPGSGKSTAARAIAAALRCPLLDKDDVRDCTLALEAVAASGVLNELSYAVLWCVAEKQVQLGLSVVIDSPLSRRVHLDALTRIPGALVVIVECHPSDKEEWRRRLEKRGAADSHGGGSDGWHKPKTWAELERLVEGYQGCTDYEIGDVPRIVVDTTDPTVDAEAIAAKLSVLVSRSIGESFLPEIEALSSWG
- the LOC112880712 gene encoding CST complex subunit TEN1 isoform X1 translates to MASAGLKPGVPVILRELEPSSEMFKQGASLRVTGILQAYDVDSATAIIQDGSVSLKVDTQNLRDISFRTNSAYQFIGELLIHAENEQGYTNSPQAILQARIGRNVDGLDLNLYQQSLLIRRQHEAKLRNSRRA
- the LOC112880712 gene encoding CST complex subunit TEN1 isoform X2; translated protein: MASAGLKPGVPVILRELEPSSEMFKQGASLRVTGILQAYDVDSATAIIQDGSVSLKVDTQNLRDISFRTNSAYQFIGELLIHAENEAILQARIGRNVDGLDLNLYQQSLLIRRQHEAKLRNSRRA